A genomic region of Oryza glaberrima chromosome 1, OglaRS2, whole genome shotgun sequence contains the following coding sequences:
- the LOC127760333 gene encoding putative glutaredoxin-C2 — translation MAERVARLSSQRAVVIFGASNCFMCHVVKTLFSELGVSWAVHEVDKDPNGKDVERALAGMVGRTPPVPAVFIGGKLVGPTDQVMSLHLAGKLVPLLREAGALWL, via the coding sequence ATGGCGGAGAGGGTGGCGCGGCTGTCGTCGCAGAGGGCGGTGGTGATCTTCGGGGCGAGCAACTGCTTCATGTGCCACGTGGTGAAGACGCTCTTCTCGGAGCTCGGGGTGAGCTGGGCGGTGCACGAGGTGGACAAGGACCCCAACGGCAAGGACGTCGAGAGGGCGCTCGCCGGAATGGTCGGCCGGacgccgccggtgccggccgTCTTCATCGGCGGCAAGCTCGTCGGGCCCACCGACCAGGTCATGTcgctccacctcgccggcaAGCTCGTCCCGCTCCTCCGCGAAGCCGGCGCCCTCTGGCTCTGA
- the LOC127765122 gene encoding receptor-like cytoplasmic kinase 185 — MSCFLCFGSAQEGEAKKPGADSKDARKDGSADRGVSRVGSDKSRSHGGLDSKKDVVIQRDGNNQNIAAQTFTFRELAAATKNFRQDCLLGEGGFGRVYKGRLETGQAVAVKQLDRNGLQGNREFLVEVLMLSLLHHTNLVNLIGYCADGDQRLLVYEFMPLGSLEDHLHDLPPDKEPLDWNTRMKIAAGAAKGLEYLHDKASPPVIYRDFKSSNILLGEGFHPKLSDFGLAKLGPVGDKTHVSTRVMGTYGYCAPEYAMTGQLTVKSDVYSFGVVFLELITGRKAIDNTKPQGEQNLVAWARPLFKDRRKFPKMADPMLQGRFPMRGLYQALAVAAMCLQEQATTRPHIGDVVTALSYLASQTYDPNAPVQHSRSNSSTPRARNLAGWNEDRRSVRSPNHHSPDLRREAARSSKAEVSRTSSTGDSGRRSGLDDLDMTGSQMGSPAQTGRKRETPRTADRQRAIAEAKTWGENSRERKHPNGHGSFDSTNE; from the exons ATGAGCTGCTTCCTGTGCTTCGGATCGGCCCAGGAGGGGGAGGCCAAGAAGCCCGGGGCTGACTCCAAGGACGCGCGCAAGGACGGCTCCGCGGATCGCGGGGTGTCCAGGGTCGGATCAG ATAAATCGAGATCACATGGTGGATTAGACTCTAAGAAGGACGTTGTCATCCAAAGAGATGGGAACAACCAAAATATTGCTGCACAGACGTTCACTTTTCGTGAGCTTGCTGCCGCCACCAAGAACTTCAGACAAGATTGCCTATTGGGAGAGGGAGGTTTTGGCCGTGTATATAAAGGACGCCTGGAGACTGGGCAG GCTGTTGCTGTGAAGCAACTTGATCGCAATGGTCTTCAAGGAAATAGAGAATTCCTGGTTGAGGTCCTCATGCTCAGTCTTCTACATCACACTAACCTGGTCAATCTAATTGGCTATTGTGCTGATGGTGACCAGCGCCTTCTTGTCTATGAGTTTATGCCATTGGGATCACTGGAAGACCATTTGCATG ATTTGCCACCTGATAAGGAACCTCTTGACTGGAACACACGGATGAAGATAGCTGCAGGTGCAGCCAAGGGCTTAGAATACCTACATGACAAGGCGAGCCCGCCAGTTATTTATCGTGACTTCAAATCATCAAACATTCTTCTTGGTGAAGGATTTCACCCCAAGCTGTCTGATTTTGGTCTTGCAAAACTTGGTCCAGTTGGTGACAAGACCCATGTTTCAACACGTGTGATGGGAACTTATGGCTACTGTGCCCCAGAATATGCAATGACTGGGCAGCTCACAGTGAAATCCGATGTCTATAGCTTTGGTGTTGTTTTCCTAGAACTGATTACAGGGCGCAAAGCAATTGACAACACAAAGCCACAGGGGGAGCAAAACCTAGTGGCATGG GCTCGTCCACTATTCAAGGACCGCAGGAAGTTCCCTAAAATGGCTGATCCAATGCTCCAAGGTCGCTTCCCTATGAGGGGTCTGTATCAGGCTTTAGCTGTTGCTGCCATGTGTTTACAAGAGCAAGCTACCACTCGCCCTCATATAGGAGATGTTGTCACTGCACTCTCATATCTAGCTTCTCAGACATATGATCCAAATGCCCCTGTTCAACATAGCAGGAGCAATTCGTCAACTCCTAGGGCCAGAAATCTAGCTGGGTGGAATGAAGATCGACGCAGTGTGCGCTCGCCGAATCATCATTCTCCAGATCTGAGGAGGGAAGCTGCCAGGTCATCAAAAGCAGAGGTTAGCAGGACTAGTTCTACCGGTGATTCTGGCCGGAGATCAGGATTGGATGATTTAGACATGACAGGGTCGCAGATGGGTAGTCCAGCTCAAAcaggaagaaaaagagagacTCCAAGGACTGCTGATAGACAGCGTGCTATTGCAGAGGCCAAAACGTGGGGGGAGAATTCTCGAGAACGGAAGCATCCGAATGGTCATGGCAGCTTTGATAGTACAAATGAGTAA
- the LOC127772286 gene encoding succinate dehydrogenase subunit 4, mitochondrial, producing the protein MASRLLARSKALALALSRADAAAPGPAAGVQWLRTLSSLPRDPAAAASPAPAPRQPAVGSPLGLSKIPGYEQTSRLSGTQVLPRWFSTGTSNGSSAQQEGATRKVMAFSPLEASIAKPRKGPLTSESWKVKQTELLTRSTYYMIPTLLLVSKNSISTSLLVASVFHQVYMFYKEILLDYVHHDITRKWVFIYFKILLIIMAKETVVYFDLF; encoded by the exons ATGGCGTCGCGCCTCCTCGCCCGATCCAAAGCCCTAGCGCTCGCCCTGTCccgcgccgacgcggcggcgccggggcccGCCGCCGGAGTGCAGTGGCTCCGCACGCTGTCCTCCCTCCCCCGcgatccggccgccgccgcctcccccgcccccgcgccgcgccaacccGCCGTGGGGTCCCCTCTCGGCCTCTCCAAG ATTCCAGGATATGAACAGACATCTCGACTCAGTGGTACACAAGTATTGCCTCGTTGGTTTTCTACTGGAACATCAAATGGATCTTCTGCTCAGCAG GAGGGAGCCACCAGAAAGGTAATGGCATTCAGCCCATTAGAAGCAAGCATCGCCAAACCCAGAAAAGGTCCATTGACATCTGAAAGCTGGAAAGTGAAGCAGACAGAGCTACTAACACGATCTACGTATTACATGATCCCAACTCTGCTTCTTGTGTCAAAGAACAGCATCAGTACGTCTCTTCTGGTCGCATCAGTATTCCATCAAGTCTACATGTTCTACAAGGAGATCCTTCTGGACTATGTCCATCACGATATCACCAGGAAGTGGGTTTTCATATACTTCAAGATTCTCCTGATAATCATGGCCAAGGAAACAGTTGTCTACTTCGATTTATTTTAA